From the genome of Mycobacterium kansasii ATCC 12478:
GCACCGTAATCCCGGCAAACGCGTATGCGCTGAGCGCCACGACGAACGGGACGAGCCGGCGCGGGTCTGACAGCGTGCCCGCGATCTGGCTCCTGGTCAGGCCTCGGGTGATCAGACCCATGCGAACCACGGCAGGTAGCGCGCGCGCACGGTCCCCTGCTCAAGTCGCTTCTCCAGCTTGGCCTTCCACTGCCGGCCGTGGGATGCGTCGAGAAAGCCTCCGGGAACGAACAGGCGCCAGCACGAGGTGAGCGTCATCCAGTAGGGGACGATGACGTCGGGCTCGACCTGCAGCATGAAGTCGAACTTGTCGGGGATCTGTGTCCAGTGGATGCCGGGATAGCGGTGGTGCACGCTGTGGTAGCCCTGGTTGAAGATGAAGAAATTCAGCCAGTTTCCCACCGTGTTCAACGACTTGCTCGGGTCGTCCTCGAAGACCCGAGCCGGGCCGTGGGTCAGCCAGGCGAAGTAGCCGGAGGTCGCCTGGGTGATCAGGAACGGGATCCAGTAGAAGAGGGTGAAGCGCAGCGGGTCGGTGGTCAAGAAGGTAATCCAGATCAGCGTCGTGATGAGGGTGAAGTCGAAGACGAACTGGTCGCGTCTCTTACGCCGACTTGGTGACGGGTTGGCCGCGAAAACCGTTCGGGTGGTGTGCTTTTTGACGACAGAGCTGTACCGCATCCAGTACCAGACGGCGCGCCACCCGTGCTCGCGTCCCTCGGTTGACGTGACGTCTCCGGGCCCGTCGTTGTAGCGGTGGTGGTTGACGACATGCACTTCGTACATGTCGGCGGCAGTCAGCGCGGCAGGCATGCAGCACAGCAGGTCCAGCGCGCGGTTGGCCCGTCGCGACACGAACAACGGCCGATGAGTGTGCATGTGCAGGATGCCGATGGTGATCGAAAAGTTCAGCAGCCCAAGCGTGATGATCAGCGGCACCGCCAGATACCATCTGGTGGCAGCCGGTACCGACAGGCCGAATGCCAGCAGCGCGATCCAGCATGCAATATGCAGAAGTGGACCGACATTGGCCGGATGCTCGAGCTTGAGCACTCGGCGGCTGAAGGGCAGCGGTTCGGCGGACGCACCGGGCTTTGCGGTGCTGTGGACAGGTGAAGCGATGGTCATCGGTGTCCCCCCTGGTTGGCTACGTCGAGTGCGGTGAGCTGAAATTGGGTGGCGAGCGCGAACATCGCGTCGGTGTCGTTGGGCCGCAACCGCTCTAAGGCGCCGAAGGCCAGGTGGTCGGCGATCATCATGCGGCGCTTCTGATTGCCGGGTAGTTCGGCGGTCAGTGGTCCTTCCGGTAGGGCATCGACAAGCGCGAAGGCGAGGTCGACGGTCAGTGGCCCGATCGCGAGGGACCTCGCGCCACGGTCGCCCAGCCGGAGCACGTCTGCAGCGCGATCCGGTCCGGTGCTCAGTTCGGGCGACGCGTCGAGCAGTCGGTGGATAGCCGCGTCAGCGCACTCGCGCACCCGCGCTACCATCGTCGCCCAGCGAGCCGGCGAGCGAGCCGCGAGCACTGCCGCTGCGAGCCGTAGCGACCGCCGGTACGGCGCGGGCGCCCCGACTGCCGCGCACAGGAACGCGGTCGTCGTGATGGTCATGTAGGCCGTCGCCGTTCGGGCACCACGACTGGGGATGCGCGGACCCACGTGCGCCAGCAACGCGAAGCTACCC
Proteins encoded in this window:
- a CDS encoding fatty acid desaturase, which encodes MTIASPVHSTAKPGASAEPLPFSRRVLKLEHPANVGPLLHIACWIALLAFGLSVPAATRWYLAVPLIITLGLLNFSITIGILHMHTHRPLFVSRRANRALDLLCCMPAALTAADMYEVHVVNHHRYNDGPGDVTSTEGREHGWRAVWYWMRYSSVVKKHTTRTVFAANPSPSRRKRRDQFVFDFTLITTLIWITFLTTDPLRFTLFYWIPFLITQATSGYFAWLTHGPARVFEDDPSKSLNTVGNWLNFFIFNQGYHSVHHRYPGIHWTQIPDKFDFMLQVEPDVIVPYWMTLTSCWRLFVPGGFLDASHGRQWKAKLEKRLEQGTVRARYLPWFAWV